The genomic DNA CAAAAGCCATTTTCTGTGTGGTCACTCCTGCTAAATTTACATTTAATATTGGTGCATTTTCAATCTTAGCTGCTCCATGAATTTCCCTATAATTAAAACTCTCATTTGGTTCTAAATTGTAAAGAGGTGTCATGACTTCGGTTTCAATATAACCTTCGGATAAACCACTACAAAAAATCGCATTATTTAATCCATGATCGTATTCCAACTGTGGGTTATAAGGCTCCATAATTTTTGCAAAAGCAGTATTTGTTTTCTTATTAACATAGCATAACCACGAATCTGAAGCAATAATATGGAAACCTGCCATTTGATTATAATCATACTCAACTTCGTAAATACCAGGAGCTACTTCTCCTTTCCAATTTGTTCCATGATTATAATATTTTTCAATATGCTCTGGATTATTTTTATCCAATTTAAAGCGGTTACGATTCAAGTATTGCCAGCGTAAATCTGGATTCGTAGTAATTTCAAACTGCTCCCCATTAGGCAGTTTTAAGTTCTTATCAAAAGGTATGTAGGCTACATAATTCTCACCATCATGCATCCCTCGTTTTGTTTCTGAGACATGCTGACTCGAAATTTTAAGTCCTCTTTTTACTTTTGTTTCTCCTACATTTTTAAGTGTATGATCTATATACACCAAACTACTATGTGGTTCTATATAAAGACTACGTGAATATTGTAATTCTTCTTCAATTTTATTTGGATAAACAAAGCCTTTATTTCCAAAAAATCTTGGAACTGGAAGTTGTTGTACACCAGACTTCACTTCTATAGTTTGATGTCCCAATTTATTTTCTTTAATAGCTACATCATATTTTGCGTCACCAATTATGGCAGGTGGCGGCCAACGTTTCCCTTTATTACCATTTCTATCAACCGAACAATTTTCAACAGGAATTGGTACTAATCTGTATCCTCCAAAATTCCGCCACTCTTTCATTTTCACTTCATCAGTGGCAGGAAACTTCTTTCCTTTTAATTTAGGATTTAACCAAAGAGAAGGCTCCTCTCCTAAATTATATTCTAATATTCTACCACCGGCATCTGGTACTACTGCAAGACTTATATATTTATTTTTAGCTACATGAACATTATCCCACCCCCAATCTTTATAATTGTTCTCAACAGAAACGGTTTTATAATCTTGGGCAAAACAGCTAATACTAAATAGCACGACTAAATAGCTTAAATTAAACTTAATGGTTATTGTTTTAATGTATTTCATATAAACTTTACTTATGTTTTTAAATATATTTTCTTGTAACATGTATTATTCTTCGATTTCCAATAATAAAATACCATTTGATTTTAACTCAAATTCTGAATTCAAAACGTCTCCAGTCATTATGTTAGTAATCGTGGTTGCTTTACCATTTTTAAGGCCAAGGTTTAATTTAGCATCATTTTTACCAATGTTCAATATGTTTACCAAATACCCTTTTTCATTTTTAACTACTCGCCAATAACAACCTTTGTATGCTGTTCCGTTAGATTCAGTCAACGTAACTTCAGGTAAGGCATCCGATACTACTTCAAGTGCTTTTTGTTGTATTTCTAAAACAGTATTAGCTGCATCCATAACAATTAAGTTACCCTCACCTTTTGAAAGACTCTTACCTCGTAATTCTCCATATTCATTTTTAGATAAACTGTTTTTACTGTCAAGTATTACTGTACCACCATTGTTTAGGTAGCCTTGTAATGTCTCAAACTCAGAATCTGTAACATAGTCCGTTTTAAAAACAACAATTGCATCCCATTTGCTGTTATCTTGTTTCTTAATTACTTTTTCTGTGGCGTAACCTACTGGAAAACCTTCAAAATGTAGGGATTCATATAGGTCAAACTGTTCTGTCATATAATATTTTTTATTAATCGCTGAAGTTTCAGAATGAAATATTCTTATTGGTCTTCTTTGTTCACGAAGTGCTACTATTTCTTCTGAAAAGCTGTTCATGTCCATATATACTTGTGCCACTTCATTTACTGTTTGTGGTTGCATATTGGCAGAACCTGCATATGAACCTGCTAAAGCCGGGTCAAAGAAATCCAATTCACCTTCTAAACGATCTTCTGGTGAACCATCGGGATCTCTAGCCCAAAACCAAGAAATACCAGCATCCATACCCTGTAAGGTTGCCAACCAAAAAACACTTCGTACATAATCGGGTGACAGATTCATATCTCTCCAAGCTGAAGCAGATAAAAAGTGTGTTTCTGAATTGATGTTTATTTTATTTGGAGACACAGATTCTAAGAAGTCATATGGTAAGCTTAACTCATCCCACCAATAAGCGTATTTCTCTTCCCATTTTTCTGGTTTAGTAGCTCGTAAATTTCTACCACCGTAAGCTTTTCCATCATTACCAATCATTGTAGTAATATCTGTTAAAGCTTCTAAATCTATACCATGAGAGCGGTAATCTTCCCTAAACATCTTTGGCATTATCTTAATGTTGGTATCTGCATCCGGGTTTGTTTCCAATAACTGATCTCTTAAAAATGTAAACCAATCGGTACTTCTATCCATGTTAAAACGACACCAATCGTACCATATAGGCGTTCCTCTTAAGGATTTCTCCATTGGTATTTCAATCTCCACTGCTTTAAACCCTTTAAAATCACTTTCCCAGTTTTTATTTAGTTTTTTTATGTTATTGCTATATTTATCAGCAAGCCAATTTTGAAACTTTTTTACGGTATACGATGAAATAGAATTCATCTCTTTGTAATTCTGTGTCCAATGTCCTTTTTCTGAAAACCAATGTGGTTCATTAGATAAGATATATCCTAATTGGGTTACTTTTTTACCTTTAGTAAGTTCACCTGTTTTTTTCATAACATCGCTCCAAACGTCTCTCATTAAAGGATTGTCAATATCAAAACCTGTAAATAATGATCTTCCTTTTGCAACTTCTGGTTCTTTGTCATGAATCCATTGTGGCATGCCCATGTTCCAAAGAATAAGAAACCCAACATTGGTATCTGGAATTTCTGTAATCAACTCTATTTTTTCATTAAAGGTTCTATCTTCGTTTAATATAAATGGGTTAACGGCTCTATCCATATTTACCTCATAAAGTCTTTGTCCTCCATGAAAAATTGCTCCCAAATGATCATTATAAACATTTTCATCGGTTAAAGGCGCACCAACAGTTTTAGAAAAATAATCAAAAAGAAAAACAGGTTTTCCGTTATTCTTTAACATATTATCTGCAACTTCAACATTCCCCCAATCTATTTTAGAAACAGGTCTTCTTTTTATAGTTCCATCTATAACTTTGTTAAGTTCTGCTATCCCTTTATCCAAAATTTCAATAACTTTCCCTCTTTCAAAGTCCGGCAACTCCTCGGCATATTTAGCCTTATCTTTTTCATAAAAACTATAATACCCAAAAAGCTTTTCAACTTCAGGCTTATGGGCTTCATCCCAATCAGCAAATTTTACAAACTCTTTGGAAAACCATAAAAGGGTTTCTTCTCTAGTAACATCTATAGATTTACTTTTAGCTTCGCCCATCAAAGTTTCTAGTGCTTCAATTTTCTCCAAAGCTTGTTCTTCTATAGTTAATGTTTTATTACAGCCTATCAATATTGTAATTAATAAAAAGCTGAATAGACATTTTATCAGCATTAACTTGTGTTTCTTTTGTTTAGTTGTCATTTGAATAGTTATTTGATTTATTTTGAAACTCTAAATTTTACCTGCTTTATAGATTTTATTAAGGTCTTCTATAGACAAGGTTTGTTTTTCTCCGTTACTCCAGGTTACCTCAACATTTTTAATATCCTCACACGTCCCTAAGCCAACATGTAAATACGTATTAAAACTTTGAGAATAAGGAGAAGATGTAGCACCTACAACTCGTTTATACTGATTACCACAAGAGGTAAAACTTAGCACCGCACCTATAGCGGAAGCTTTACCAGAAGGTGAATTCCCAACATATATCGTTATAAAGTTATTTTTAGATGTAAGATTATTGGTAAACAAATGCCATCTTCCGCGTTCATTACAATATATAATATCTAAATCGCCATCTTTATCATAGTCGAAAGCATCGGCTCCCATTCCTGTTGCCCCTAACTCTTCTCTAAGAATACCATGATTTTTTGCACGAACAAAATTCTTACCTTCTTGATTTAAAAGTAAAATCTGTTCAATTTTTGATGCAGAATGCCCATAGCGAACAACAAAAATATCAGTCCATCCATCATTATTAAAATCACCAGTTGCCGTACTTGTTGTCTGTTCGGTAATATCAATACTATATTTTGTACTAACATCAACAAATTTTCCTTCTTTATTTTCTAATAATTTAGCCGGCAACGCTTTTAGTTTTATGGTTTCTGGTTTTTCAATAACATTATGAATAACTGCGGCTGTTGGTGAGTTTGTATGACCTGCAATACGCCATACATCATTACCTAAATAACCTATATATAATCCTTTAGCTTTGGTATCTTCAGGAAAACCTTTTGCTTCTTGTTGCGTTATGGTAAGATCATGATGTCCATGTTTATCCTTTGTACGTTCATATCGTTTTTTCTTGGTTCCAATAAACACATCAAAATGCGGATAAGCCATTTGTAGATTCTCTAAATTAAGATCACCTTCAATTTTAAGCTCGTGTTTAAAAGGTTTTCTCCTGTGAAAAAAGTAAAATGCTTTTGTGTCTTCATCATAATCACTTTCAGAATCAAAAGGGTGTTTAGAACGTGTTAAGAACAAATCAAAATCACCATCGTTGTCAAAATCAATTTCAGAAATACTGTTTATTAAATTAGTGTTCGTTAAATCACCTAAAACGTCTTTCGTAACATCTGTAAAACCTAATCCTTCATTTCCTTGAGCAGCAATAATCTTATTTCCTCCATAAAAAAGAAAATCTTTAATATTATCATTATTGAAATCTGTTAAAGCTGTTCGCATATTAAAACGATCGGCATATGGCAAGAAATCTACAAATGAA from Flavivirga abyssicola includes the following:
- a CDS encoding alpha-amylase family protein codes for the protein MTTKQKKHKLMLIKCLFSFLLITILIGCNKTLTIEEQALEKIEALETLMGEAKSKSIDVTREETLLWFSKEFVKFADWDEAHKPEVEKLFGYYSFYEKDKAKYAEELPDFERGKVIEILDKGIAELNKVIDGTIKRRPVSKIDWGNVEVADNMLKNNGKPVFLFDYFSKTVGAPLTDENVYNDHLGAIFHGGQRLYEVNMDRAVNPFILNEDRTFNEKIELITEIPDTNVGFLILWNMGMPQWIHDKEPEVAKGRSLFTGFDIDNPLMRDVWSDVMKKTGELTKGKKVTQLGYILSNEPHWFSEKGHWTQNYKEMNSISSYTVKKFQNWLADKYSNNIKKLNKNWESDFKGFKAVEIEIPMEKSLRGTPIWYDWCRFNMDRSTDWFTFLRDQLLETNPDADTNIKIMPKMFREDYRSHGIDLEALTDITTMIGNDGKAYGGRNLRATKPEKWEEKYAYWWDELSLPYDFLESVSPNKININSETHFLSASAWRDMNLSPDYVRSVFWLATLQGMDAGISWFWARDPDGSPEDRLEGELDFFDPALAGSYAGSANMQPQTVNEVAQVYMDMNSFSEEIVALREQRRPIRIFHSETSAINKKYYMTEQFDLYESLHFEGFPVGYATEKVIKKQDNSKWDAIVVFKTDYVTDSEFETLQGYLNNGGTVILDSKNSLSKNEYGELRGKSLSKGEGNLIVMDAANTVLEIQQKALEVVSDALPEVTLTESNGTAYKGCYWRVVKNEKGYLVNILNIGKNDAKLNLGLKNGKATTITNIMTGDVLNSEFELKSNGILLLEIEE
- a CDS encoding CRTAC1 family protein — encoded protein: MLRFLLLNTLLSFSICTAQTRLESSTKLTFSEKEEVIPLEKRSRRKFDNAVIADLDQDGYLDLLLTEHSRRVELFWNNKGTYQKGKPFIFGDTHGIAVGDYNFDGLVDVLVQPGGGDGKNPRKLRAYTVNLDRSISKENEFKHFEASRGRAVKFFDADNNSELDLILSAFPPNDKIDRAHFLYQRDEDQDFSFVDFLPYADRFNMRTALTDFNNDNIKDFLFYGGNKIIAAQGNEGLGFTDVTKDVLGDLTNTNLINSISEIDFDNDGDFDLFLTRSKHPFDSESDYDEDTKAFYFFHRRKPFKHELKIEGDLNLENLQMAYPHFDVFIGTKKKRYERTKDKHGHHDLTITQQEAKGFPEDTKAKGLYIGYLGNDVWRIAGHTNSPTAAVIHNVIEKPETIKLKALPAKLLENKEGKFVDVSTKYSIDITEQTTSTATGDFNNDGWTDIFVVRYGHSASKIEQILLLNQEGKNFVRAKNHGILREELGATGMGADAFDYDKDGDLDIIYCNERGRWHLFTNNLTSKNNFITIYVGNSPSGKASAIGAVLSFTSCGNQYKRVVGATSSPYSQSFNTYLHVGLGTCEDIKNVEVTWSNGEKQTLSIEDLNKIYKAGKI